A single region of the Nitrosomonas sp. Is79A3 genome encodes:
- the def gene encoding peptide deformylase, producing MAIKPVLKMGEPVLLEVAKPVDQFDTPELHALIQDMQDTMASLNGAGLAAPQIGVSLQVVIFGFEKNQRYPDADEVPFTVLLNPQLTPLSDEQEDGWEGCLSVPGMRGMVPRYANLRYQGVDQYGAAIDRTVSGFHARVVQHECDHLQGILYPMRIRNFRLFGFTDVLFPGQVVVDD from the coding sequence ATGGCGATTAAACCGGTACTTAAAATGGGCGAGCCCGTATTGCTCGAAGTGGCTAAACCCGTCGATCAATTCGACACCCCCGAGTTGCATGCACTGATTCAGGATATGCAAGATACGATGGCATCGTTAAATGGCGCAGGCTTGGCCGCGCCGCAGATCGGCGTGAGCTTGCAAGTGGTGATCTTTGGGTTTGAAAAGAACCAACGCTATCCCGATGCCGACGAAGTTCCTTTTACGGTTCTGCTTAACCCGCAATTGACACCATTATCCGATGAGCAAGAAGACGGCTGGGAAGGTTGCCTGAGCGTACCCGGCATGCGCGGCATGGTGCCGCGCTATGCGAACTTGCGTTACCAGGGTGTGGATCAATACGGCGCAGCAATTGATCGCACCGTCAGCGGCTTTCATGCGCGCGTGGTGCAACACGAATGCGATCATTTGCAGGGGATTTTGTATCCGATGCGGATTAGGAATTTTCGTTTGTTTGGGTTTACGGATGTGCTGTTTCCGGGGCAAGTGGTTGTGGATGATTAA
- the lipA gene encoding lipoyl synthase: MTTDTRQKGADKTARNPIKITPQTRSDLLRKPSWIRVRSSNSENFYEVKRLLREHKLHTVCEEASCPNIGECFGKGTATFMILGDLCTRRCPFCDVAHGRPKPPDADEPLHLAQSIAAMKLKYVVITSVDRDDLRDGGAQHFADCIREIRTHSPNTKIETLVPDFRGRLEIALEKLAACPPDVLNHNLETVPRLYKQCRPGADYANSLKLLKDFKADFPHIPTKSGLMLGLGETDEEIMGVLRDLREHNVEMLTIGQYLQPSIGHLPVMRYVTPEAFKVFEEAAFAMGFSHAACGPMVRSSYHADQQAHESGLL, from the coding sequence ATGACCACTGATACCCGCCAAAAGGGTGCTGACAAAACGGCACGCAATCCGATTAAAATTACCCCGCAAACTCGCAGTGATCTACTGCGCAAACCCTCCTGGATTCGTGTCCGCTCGTCCAACAGTGAAAACTTCTACGAAGTCAAACGACTGTTACGCGAACACAAATTGCACACGGTCTGTGAAGAAGCTTCTTGTCCGAACATCGGCGAATGCTTTGGTAAAGGCACAGCCACTTTTATGATTCTGGGCGACTTATGCACACGCCGCTGCCCTTTCTGCGATGTTGCACACGGCAGACCCAAACCACCGGATGCCGACGAACCGCTTCATTTGGCGCAATCCATTGCCGCCATGAAGTTAAAATATGTCGTGATTACCAGCGTGGATCGCGATGATTTACGTGATGGCGGCGCGCAACATTTTGCCGATTGCATCCGTGAAATACGCACCCATTCACCAAACACAAAAATAGAAACGCTGGTACCAGACTTCCGCGGGCGGCTCGAGATTGCCCTGGAAAAACTTGCGGCTTGTCCGCCGGATGTATTAAACCATAATCTCGAAACGGTACCCAGATTGTACAAGCAATGCCGGCCAGGCGCTGATTATGCGAATTCATTGAAACTGCTGAAAGACTTTAAAGCGGACTTTCCTCACATTCCCACTAAATCAGGGTTAATGCTGGGTTTGGGTGAAACAGATGAAGAAATTATGGGTGTATTGCGCGATTTGCGTGAACACAATGTGGAAATGCTGACCATTGGCCAATATTTACAGCCCAGTATCGGTCATCTTCCGGTAATGCGCTATGTCACCCCTGAAGCCTTCAAAGTATTCGAGGAGGCGGCGTTTGCAATGGGTTTTAGCCATGCGGCCTGCGGACCGATGGTGCGTTCCAGCTACCATGCCGACCAGCAAGCACACGAATCCGGTTTGTTATAA
- a CDS encoding D-alanyl-D-alanine carboxypeptidase family protein, giving the protein MKHLFVLLLMCLAVSSVSAQQQDISIAAKSYMLSDFQTGQVLAGKNAHERIEPASLTKLMTAYVVFSALKQNQISLNQNIPVSESAWKMIGSRMFIEPTKQVTVDELLRGMIVQSGNDACIALAEAVAGSEANFSNLMNKEAERLGMKNTHFTNSTGLPDPNLYTTAHDLTLLAAAIIRDFPEFYPLYSQKEYTYNNITQPNRNRLLWLDPHVDGMKTGWTKTAGYCLITSAIRDKRRLISVVIGAQSANARSMESQRLLNYGFQFYDTLHLYKKNDSLTTIHLWKGTQNELKAGFDRDVYFTLPKGQADKLKATMEYKQPLIAPVHLGQEVGTVKFTLDDKTVEIYPLVALEKVETTNIFGRAWDSVKLLFN; this is encoded by the coding sequence ATGAAGCATTTATTCGTATTATTACTAATGTGCCTCGCTGTCTCGTCAGTATCCGCCCAACAACAAGACATCTCCATAGCAGCTAAATCTTACATGCTCTCAGATTTTCAAACTGGGCAAGTATTGGCCGGTAAAAATGCACATGAGCGCATAGAACCTGCATCTCTGACAAAACTGATGACTGCTTACGTGGTATTTTCCGCTTTAAAGCAGAATCAAATTTCGTTGAATCAAAACATTCCCGTATCTGAAAGCGCCTGGAAAATGATTGGTTCGCGCATGTTTATTGAGCCCACCAAACAAGTCACGGTCGATGAACTACTCCGGGGAATGATTGTTCAATCAGGAAATGATGCCTGTATCGCTCTGGCAGAAGCGGTGGCAGGCTCGGAAGCCAACTTCTCGAACTTGATGAATAAAGAAGCGGAACGTTTGGGAATGAAAAATACGCATTTTACAAACTCAACCGGGTTGCCTGATCCCAATCTCTATACAACAGCACACGATTTGACTTTATTGGCAGCCGCTATCATCCGTGATTTTCCCGAGTTTTATCCGCTTTACTCACAAAAAGAATACACGTATAACAATATTACTCAACCAAATAGAAACCGGCTTCTATGGCTTGATCCGCATGTGGACGGCATGAAAACCGGATGGACCAAAACTGCAGGTTATTGTCTGATTACATCGGCGATACGGGATAAACGGCGGCTCATATCGGTGGTAATCGGCGCCCAATCAGCCAATGCACGCAGCATGGAGAGCCAGCGGTTACTCAATTATGGTTTCCAATTCTACGATACCCTGCATTTATACAAAAAAAATGACTCGCTCACCACGATCCATTTATGGAAAGGTACTCAAAATGAACTAAAAGCCGGGTTTGACCGGGATGTTTATTTTACGTTGCCTAAGGGTCAGGCTGACAAACTGAAAGCCACCATGGAATATAAACAACCCCTGATAGCTCCGGTTCATCTGGGTCAGGAAGTCGGCACGGTAAAATTCACGCTGGATGACAAAACTGTCGAAATTTATCCATTAGTTGCCTTGGAAAAAGTTGAAACAACCAATATCTTCGGTCGTGCGTGGGATAGTGTAAAATTGCTGTTTAACTAA
- a CDS encoding hypoxanthine-guanine phosphoribosyltransferase, translated as MLTYQQTQQILDTAELIYSEQVVTQTVHRLAEAITQTLSQQQPLVLCVMGGAVVFTGQLLPQLRFPLDFDYLHLTRYDKKMTGGEIHWLAEPTETMKNRVVLVLDDILDEGITLAAIRDKVLENGAKAFYSAVLTEKETGKPKPFKADFVGLTVPDRYVFGFGMDIHGVWRNLPAIYAVKV; from the coding sequence ATGCTGACCTACCAACAAACGCAACAGATTCTGGATACCGCAGAATTAATTTATTCCGAACAAGTGGTAACGCAAACGGTGCACCGTCTGGCCGAAGCGATCACACAGACTTTATCGCAGCAGCAGCCTTTGGTCTTATGCGTGATGGGCGGGGCGGTGGTATTCACCGGGCAATTACTGCCGCAACTTCGGTTTCCGCTGGATTTTGATTATTTACACCTGACACGCTATGACAAAAAAATGACAGGCGGGGAAATTCACTGGCTGGCAGAACCTACGGAGACGATGAAAAATCGCGTGGTTTTGGTGCTGGATGACATTCTGGACGAAGGGATTACACTGGCTGCAATCCGTGACAAAGTGTTGGAAAATGGCGCTAAAGCATTTTATAGTGCGGTGCTGACAGAGAAAGAAACGGGCAAGCCCAAACCTTTTAAAGCCGATTTTGTCGGATTGACGGTGCCGGATCGTTATGTGTTCGGTTTTGGCATGGATATTCACGGCGTTTGGCGGAATTTGCCGGCGATTTATGCAGTAAAAGTTTGA
- a CDS encoding helix-turn-helix transcriptional regulator, which translates to MSDLKKYVSKRKAVDAAFNENYEEGYHAFKIGVLLRQAREASGLTQEQIAEKLNTKKSAISRIENHAEDIKLSTLERFASVLGCKIEVSITQDS; encoded by the coding sequence ATGAGTGATTTAAAAAAATATGTCAGCAAGCGAAAAGCTGTTGATGCTGCATTTAATGAGAATTATGAAGAGGGGTATCATGCCTTTAAAATTGGCGTGCTACTTCGGCAAGCCCGAGAAGCTTCCGGGCTGACACAGGAACAGATTGCGGAGAAACTTAATACCAAGAAATCAGCGATATCGAGAATCGAAAATCATGCCGAAGATATCAAACTATCGACTTTAGAGAGATTTGCTTCGGTGCTTGGTTGCAAGATTGAGGTTTCTATTACGCAAGACAGTTAA
- the ligA gene encoding NAD-dependent DNA ligase LigA, translating into MNDNIEKIKQHVQDLRAEIELHNYRYYVLDNPSIPDAEYDKLLRELQQVEQDYPQLITADSPTQRVGAAPLKAFSQITHRIPMLSLNNAFDDTEVEVFNRRVCEGLSVEHVEYTVEPKFDGLAVSLCYENGILKTGATRGDGNTGEDITLNLKTIKSIPLSLPVKNPPPLLEVRGEVLMLKADFLALNQRQLAKGEKEFANPRNAAAGSLRQLDPAITATRRLTFFSYGVGQYEDAHMPHDTHSNILSYLFDLHFPVAKECQVVTGLRGLLDYYQAIGAQRENLPYAIDGVVYKINSLSQQEKLGFVSRAPRFAIAHKFPAQEAVTELLAIDVQVGRTGALTPVARLKPVFVGGVTVTNATLHNADEIERKDVRIGDTVIVRRAGDVIPEIVSVIPEKRPNDSQLFTMPSHCPVCGAKAVRLPDEAASRCTGGLFCPAQRKQAILHFASRRALDIEGLGDKLVDQMVDNAIVRTPADLYKLGITALANLERMADKSANNILQAIEKSKHTTLARFIYALGIRNVGEATAKDLAAHLGSLNRLIEADTERLQQIPDIGPVVAQSIVDFFAEAHNCEVIEQLRASGVHWDEHEGKSSLSAAAAPLQGKTFVLTGTLPAMSREAAKERIEALGGKVSGSVSKKTDYVVVGADPGSKHDKALSLGIPVLDEAGLLELLQ; encoded by the coding sequence ATGAATGACAATATTGAGAAAATAAAACAGCATGTGCAGGATTTACGTGCTGAAATCGAATTACATAACTACCGGTATTATGTGCTGGATAATCCGAGTATTCCCGATGCGGAATACGATAAGTTATTACGCGAATTACAGCAAGTCGAACAAGATTATCCGCAACTGATCACCGCCGATTCCCCAACGCAACGCGTCGGTGCCGCGCCGCTCAAGGCCTTTTCGCAGATCACGCATCGTATCCCGATGCTGTCATTGAATAATGCGTTTGACGATACCGAAGTCGAAGTATTTAACCGGCGTGTCTGCGAAGGATTATCGGTTGAGCATGTGGAATATACGGTAGAGCCAAAATTTGACGGATTGGCAGTCAGCTTATGCTATGAAAACGGCATTCTTAAAACCGGTGCGACGCGTGGTGATGGCAATACCGGTGAAGACATTACATTGAACTTAAAGACGATCAAATCGATTCCATTGTCACTGCCGGTCAAGAATCCGCCGCCGCTGCTGGAAGTACGGGGGGAAGTGCTGATGCTGAAAGCGGATTTTTTGGCACTGAATCAACGGCAGTTGGCCAAAGGTGAAAAGGAATTCGCCAATCCGCGTAATGCCGCAGCAGGATCGTTGCGTCAACTCGATCCCGCTATCACCGCGACCCGGCGCCTTACATTTTTTTCCTATGGGGTTGGGCAATATGAAGATGCGCACATGCCGCACGATACGCACAGCAACATACTGAGCTATCTCTTCGATTTGCATTTTCCGGTGGCCAAAGAATGCCAGGTGGTCACGGGGTTGCGGGGATTGCTGGATTATTATCAAGCAATCGGTGCGCAGCGCGAGAATCTGCCGTATGCGATCGACGGTGTGGTGTATAAGATCAACTCTCTATCGCAGCAGGAGAAATTGGGTTTTGTATCGCGCGCGCCCCGGTTTGCGATAGCGCACAAGTTTCCAGCACAGGAAGCGGTTACAGAATTGCTGGCTATCGACGTGCAGGTCGGCAGAACCGGTGCGTTGACGCCGGTTGCGCGCTTAAAACCGGTGTTTGTCGGCGGCGTGACGGTGACTAACGCGACCTTGCATAATGCGGATGAAATTGAACGCAAGGATGTGCGCATTGGCGATACCGTGATTGTGCGCCGCGCCGGTGACGTCATTCCGGAAATCGTTTCGGTGATACCGGAAAAACGCCCGAATGATTCGCAATTATTTACCATGCCTTCGCACTGCCCGGTGTGCGGTGCCAAAGCCGTGCGGCTCCCGGACGAGGCCGCATCGCGCTGTACCGGCGGCTTGTTTTGCCCGGCGCAGCGGAAACAGGCAATTTTGCATTTTGCTTCGCGCCGCGCGTTGGATATTGAAGGACTGGGAGATAAACTGGTCGATCAAATGGTGGACAATGCCATCGTGCGCACACCGGCGGATCTGTACAAGCTGGGAATAACTGCGCTGGCGAATCTGGAGCGCATGGCGGATAAGTCGGCGAACAACATTTTACAGGCGATTGAAAAAAGCAAACACACGACGTTGGCGAGATTTATTTATGCGCTGGGTATTCGCAATGTCGGGGAAGCGACAGCGAAAGACTTGGCTGCACATCTGGGCAGTCTGAACCGGTTGATAGAAGCGGATACTGAGCGCTTACAGCAAATTCCGGATATTGGTCCGGTGGTGGCGCAAAGTATCGTGGATTTCTTTGCTGAAGCGCATAACTGTGAAGTGATTGAACAGCTTCGTGCCAGCGGCGTGCACTGGGACGAGCACGAAGGAAAATCATCATTGTCGGCTGCGGCAGCGCCATTACAAGGAAAAACCTTTGTATTGACAGGAACGCTGCCGGCAATGAGCCGCGAAGCAGCTAAAGAAAGAATTGAAGCGCTGGGCGGTAAAGTCAGCGGCAGTGTTTCCAAAAAAACGGACTATGTCGTCGTGGGAGCCGATCCCGGTAGTAAACATGATAAGGCGCTGAGTCTCGGCATTCCGGTGCTCGACGAAGCAGGGCTGCTGGAATTACTTCAATAA
- a CDS encoding D-amino acid aminotransferase — MIYLNGKFMPIEEACIPVLDRGFIFGDGIYEVIPAYSRKPFRLAKHLDRLQHSLDGIRLQNPFSNAEWKNLLEQVIAKNDGEDQYLYLHITRGVAKRDHAFPVNVPPTIFIMSNPLLPPPAELLVSGASAITAIDNRWIRCDVKAISLLPNVLLRQLAVDVHAIETILIRDGFLTEGAASNIFVVKDKVLLAPPKSHLMLPGITYDVILELAAANKIAHEIREISETEIRKADEILLTSSTKEIMPITLLDNNSVGNGKPGAMFTQLHALYQQYKATHMRGNASGDTEDL, encoded by the coding sequence ATGATATATCTGAACGGTAAGTTTATGCCCATTGAGGAAGCTTGTATTCCTGTTTTGGATCGCGGTTTTATATTTGGTGATGGTATCTATGAAGTAATCCCCGCTTATTCCCGCAAACCATTCCGCCTCGCCAAGCATCTCGACCGCTTACAACATAGCCTGGATGGCATTCGTTTACAAAATCCATTCAGCAATGCGGAGTGGAAAAATCTGCTGGAACAAGTCATCGCAAAAAATGATGGCGAAGATCAATACCTCTATCTGCACATCACACGGGGTGTAGCCAAACGGGATCACGCTTTTCCTGTTAACGTTCCACCTACCATTTTTATCATGAGCAACCCGCTGCTGCCTCCGCCCGCAGAACTGCTGGTCAGTGGCGCATCTGCTATTACCGCCATTGATAATCGCTGGATACGCTGCGATGTCAAAGCGATTTCATTGCTGCCCAATGTATTGCTGCGTCAGTTGGCTGTGGATGTGCATGCGATTGAAACGATCCTGATCAGAGACGGATTCCTGACCGAAGGGGCCGCCAGTAATATTTTCGTTGTTAAAGACAAAGTGTTGCTAGCGCCGCCAAAGAGCCATTTGATGTTACCCGGAATCACTTATGACGTGATTCTTGAGTTAGCAGCAGCGAATAAAATCGCACATGAAATCCGCGAAATTTCAGAAACAGAAATACGTAAGGCTGATGAGATCTTACTCACATCATCCACGAAAGAAATTATGCCGATCACATTACTGGACAACAATTCCGTGGGAAATGGAAAACCCGGAGCGATGTTTACCCAATTACATGCACTCTATCAGCAGTATAAAGCGACGCACATGCGTGGCAATGCTTCTGGCGATACAGAAGATTTGTAA
- the hemJ gene encoding protoporphyrinogen oxidase HemJ yields MLWIKSLHIIFMVTWFAGLFYLPRLFVYHAQCEDQPGKERFKIMERKLYYGIMTPGAALTVVFGVWLWLGYGFSGSWLHAKLALVLILIYYHYYCGKFVKAFKNDANQHGHGFYRWFNEFPVLVLFAVVILVVVKPDLVALISEL; encoded by the coding sequence ATGCTCTGGATAAAATCACTACACATCATTTTCATGGTCACCTGGTTCGCGGGGCTATTCTACCTGCCGCGTCTGTTTGTCTATCATGCTCAATGCGAGGATCAACCCGGAAAAGAACGCTTCAAAATCATGGAACGCAAACTCTATTACGGCATCATGACCCCCGGCGCCGCGCTGACCGTAGTGTTTGGCGTGTGGCTGTGGCTGGGTTACGGTTTTTCTGGAAGCTGGCTACATGCCAAACTGGCATTGGTTTTGATACTGATTTACTACCATTATTACTGCGGAAAATTTGTTAAAGCATTCAAAAACGATGCCAATCAGCATGGTCATGGGTTTTATCGGTGGTTTAATGAATTCCCGGTGTTGGTTTTGTTTGCGGTTGTGATATTGGTGGTAGTTAAACCGGATTTGGTTGCGCTGATTTCTGAGCTTTAA
- a CDS encoding DUF2914 domain-containing protein codes for MNNNKLKIRIQIQQQPQQAIDEIYPDLPEPEIIYEESLDWKRIIIAALLLLSILVLIGYLLFATKNNEKSLNESSSIDSVVSAPEKPESLTGTVDKASETQSDELLTKQHLQVDPIDSKKTVAANKAIATPAKKPESAAVINQPAITGIKIPKTARQPKPHKTSDHPEVVRAQLSHAIEEREPVDSIDAIQLRPGESRPIHFYLHLKNLQGKNIRINWYHDDKLDSQLALQVHNNNWRTHASKQLDHRRLGPWRVELIDESGNLLAMRNFTVTQH; via the coding sequence ATGAACAATAATAAATTAAAAATCCGCATTCAAATCCAGCAACAACCGCAGCAAGCCATTGACGAAATATATCCTGACCTGCCCGAACCCGAGATCATTTATGAGGAATCATTAGATTGGAAAAGAATTATAATCGCTGCACTGTTATTGCTATCCATTCTTGTTTTAATCGGCTATCTCTTATTCGCTACTAAAAACAATGAGAAATCACTGAATGAGTCGTCTTCGATCGATTCAGTCGTTTCAGCACCGGAAAAACCCGAATCGCTAACCGGCACAGTCGATAAGGCATCAGAAACTCAATCCGATGAATTGCTAACTAAACAACATTTGCAAGTTGATCCAATTGACTCTAAAAAAACCGTGGCTGCAAACAAGGCGATTGCCACCCCCGCCAAAAAACCGGAATCAGCAGCAGTTATTAATCAACCGGCAATTACCGGAATAAAAATACCTAAAACTGCACGGCAGCCGAAACCCCATAAAACATCGGATCACCCGGAGGTTGTCAGAGCACAATTAAGCCATGCCATAGAAGAACGGGAACCGGTCGATTCCATTGATGCGATACAATTACGTCCCGGCGAATCCCGACCCATTCATTTCTATCTGCATTTAAAGAATCTACAGGGAAAAAATATCCGCATCAATTGGTATCACGACGATAAACTGGATTCACAATTGGCTTTACAAGTGCATAATAACAATTGGCGCACGCATGCCAGCAAACAACTGGATCATCGGCGACTGGGTCCATGGCGCGTTGAATTGATCGATGAATCCGGGAATCTTCTGGCGATGAGGAATTTCACCGTCACGCAACACTGA
- a CDS encoding S-methyl-5'-thioinosine phosphorylase, with the protein MFAIIGGSGMTQLSCLEISRRQIIRTPYGEPSGPLTFGKMKNEDIVFLARHGHGHTIPPHAVNYRANLWALHALKPSHVISVASVGGIRADLTPGQLVVPDQIIDYTHGRKFTYFDKTDQRVTHIDFTLPYCQKTRALLLQAASNANETIFDGGVYAATEGPRLETAAEINRLERDGADMVGMTGMPEAALARELGLNYATIAVVANYAAGRGTNVNAIPLTEIYAVLEQAMVGVRNILEHVVSCHGD; encoded by the coding sequence ATGTTTGCAATTATTGGCGGCAGCGGAATGACGCAATTATCCTGCCTTGAAATATCACGCCGACAAATCATACGCACACCGTATGGCGAACCTTCCGGGCCATTGACGTTTGGTAAGATGAAAAATGAGGACATCGTTTTTCTGGCGCGGCACGGGCATGGCCACACGATACCGCCGCATGCAGTCAATTACCGCGCGAATTTGTGGGCGTTGCACGCATTGAAACCGTCGCACGTCATCTCCGTGGCCTCGGTGGGCGGCATCCGCGCCGATTTGACGCCGGGCCAGCTGGTGGTTCCAGATCAGATAATTGATTATACCCATGGGCGTAAATTTACTTATTTTGACAAAACGGATCAACGCGTGACACATATTGACTTTACCCTGCCGTATTGCCAGAAAACCCGGGCATTACTGCTACAAGCGGCGAGTAATGCCAATGAAACAATTTTTGATGGAGGAGTTTATGCAGCGACAGAGGGACCCAGACTTGAAACTGCGGCTGAAATCAACCGGCTGGAACGCGATGGAGCGGATATGGTCGGTATGACCGGCATGCCGGAAGCTGCACTGGCAAGGGAATTGGGATTAAATTACGCCACCATAGCCGTAGTCGCCAATTACGCCGCCGGACGCGGTACTAACGTCAATGCAATCCCGCTTACGGAGATCTATGCCGTGTTGGAACAAGCGATGGTGGGTGTCAGAAACATATTGGAGCATGTGGTGAGTTGTCATGGCGATTAA
- a CDS encoding type II toxin-antitoxin system RelE/ParE family toxin gives MKVIYFYRLEAGVCPVEDFLNSLTGEQAQKVTWVLQLIEDLEKVPAQYFKKLINTDDLWEVRVQIGNNAFRLLGFLESDRVVILNHAFQKKTQKTPKKEIQIAETRKKDYLRRRAGL, from the coding sequence ATGAAAGTGATTTATTTTTATCGATTGGAAGCGGGTGTTTGTCCAGTAGAAGATTTTCTGAATTCCTTGACCGGGGAGCAAGCGCAGAAAGTGACCTGGGTCTTGCAACTGATTGAGGATTTGGAAAAAGTTCCTGCTCAGTATTTTAAGAAATTGATAAATACCGATGATTTATGGGAAGTTCGTGTTCAGATTGGGAATAATGCATTTCGGTTATTGGGTTTCTTGGAAAGCGATCGGGTTGTGATTCTTAATCATGCTTTTCAAAAGAAGACACAAAAAACACCTAAAAAAGAAATTCAGATTGCAGAGACGAGAAAGAAGGATTATCTCAGAAGGAGAGCAGGGTTATGA
- a CDS encoding NUDIX hydrolase codes for MKYCSNCSATVELLIPEGDSLPRYVCTTCNIIHYQNPKMVVGCIPEWEDKILLCRRAIEPRRGWWTLPAGFMENNETLEQAAARETLEEANARVEIGDLYAVYSLPHISQVYVLFRARLLDLDFKPGIESLEVKLLTENEIPWEEMAFRVIHDPLKQYFKERKLGKLGIHRGVIDRPHGNS; via the coding sequence ATGAAATATTGCAGTAATTGTAGCGCCACCGTGGAATTGTTGATCCCCGAAGGCGATTCTTTGCCGCGTTATGTCTGTACCACCTGTAACATCATTCATTATCAGAATCCCAAGATGGTTGTCGGGTGCATCCCGGAATGGGAAGATAAAATTTTACTGTGCCGCCGTGCCATCGAACCGCGCCGGGGCTGGTGGACTTTACCGGCTGGCTTCATGGAAAATAACGAAACATTGGAACAAGCGGCCGCGCGTGAAACTTTGGAAGAAGCCAATGCCCGAGTAGAAATCGGCGATCTGTACGCGGTTTACAGCCTCCCTCACATCAGCCAGGTTTATGTGTTATTTCGCGCACGCCTGCTGGATCTTGATTTCAAACCCGGTATTGAAAGTCTGGAAGTCAAGCTGTTAACCGAAAATGAAATTCCTTGGGAAGAAATGGCTTTTCGTGTTATCCATGACCCCTTAAAGCAATACTTTAAGGAACGTAAACTGGGAAAATTGGGGATTCATCGCGGTGTCATTGACCGGCCTCATGGCAATTCCTGA
- the lipB gene encoding lipoyl(octanoyl) transferase LipB has protein sequence MIDPATTAFSPVLERQHFIVKKIGLSDYQATWQAMKDFTIARTEETCDEIWLLQHPPVFTQGIAGKPEHLLYNAGIDLIKTDRGGQITYHGPGQIVAYLLLDIRRLKLGVRELVRCMESAVIDVLKDYRIKAVARVDAPGVYVDNAKIAALGLKIKKNFCYHGIAFNVDMDLTPFSYINPCGYQGLQVTQTRDLGITDGLEILSNKLANRLQEKLLKGISIYHHDH, from the coding sequence GTGATTGATCCTGCCACGACAGCATTTTCACCGGTTCTTGAGCGGCAACATTTTATCGTCAAGAAAATAGGCCTATCCGATTACCAGGCTACCTGGCAAGCGATGAAAGATTTCACCATTGCCCGGACTGAAGAAACTTGCGATGAAATCTGGTTATTACAACACCCTCCTGTTTTTACGCAAGGCATTGCGGGAAAACCTGAGCATCTGCTGTATAACGCCGGAATTGATTTAATCAAAACGGACCGGGGCGGACAAATTACTTATCATGGGCCAGGGCAAATCGTCGCTTATTTACTATTGGACATACGCCGGTTAAAACTCGGCGTGCGCGAATTGGTCAGATGCATGGAAAGCGCCGTGATAGATGTGCTGAAAGACTATCGGATCAAGGCAGTTGCACGGGTTGATGCGCCAGGTGTCTATGTCGATAATGCAAAAATCGCTGCGCTGGGTTTGAAAATAAAGAAAAATTTTTGCTACCACGGTATCGCATTCAATGTGGATATGGACTTAACGCCTTTCTCGTACATTAATCCATGCGGTTATCAAGGACTACAAGTAACGCAAACCAGAGATTTGGGCATAACCGATGGATTGGAGATTCTAAGCAATAAACTGGCAAACCGATTACAAGAAAAACTTCTTAAAGGAATAAGTATTTACCACCATGACCACTGA
- a CDS encoding DUF493 domain-containing protein: protein MTEQPSLIEYPCDFPIKIMGKAQQDFTQIALAIVKYHAPDFDTTTMTAKASKNGTYLSITCTIRATSRSQLDALYQALSDHPMVAVVL from the coding sequence ATGACAGAACAGCCTTCTTTAATCGAATACCCCTGTGACTTTCCCATCAAAATAATGGGTAAAGCACAGCAGGATTTTACGCAAATAGCACTAGCGATTGTCAAATATCATGCGCCTGATTTCGATACCACAACCATGACAGCCAAAGCCAGCAAAAACGGTACTTATTTGAGTATTACATGCACCATTCGCGCCACTTCCCGGTCGCAACTGGATGCGCTGTATCAGGCATTATCGGATCACCCCATGGTAGCCGTGGTACTGTGA